A segment of the Trifolium pratense cultivar HEN17-A07 linkage group LG7, ARS_RC_1.1, whole genome shotgun sequence genome:
TATGAGAAATGAAAAGTACATAAGGTTCATGCAAATAATAATTAGCCAATAGAAGTGTATGGACTGTATTTATGCACAAATAGAACATCAATACATCCTAGAATAATTTATACTGAATAACAAGTTTGATAGTAAATAGTagtattttattagaaaatttaGGGAAATTCTCCCTTGACTACAAAAATGCAAAACTTCGAAGGTCCATAAACCTTCCTATGCCCAACTGCCTGAACTCTCTCAAAAACACAAGATATCCTTCCCTCTCAACAACCCCTCTTATTTATAGGCAACATACCTTGACAGAATTCTTTCCAGCCACTATGGTCAACACCCAACATGTAAAGGATGGTGGCGCCGTGTCATTTTATGGCAGAAATGAAAGCTTAAGTGTACTTCCAAGCCAACTGCAATCGATAACACTAATAGGCTCACAGAATAAATTCCTTAAACAGCCATGTCAAAATATAATTGAATACCTAGTAGGCTAGTAAGAGCAAATTTGGTTTTGGTAACTGGCATTCTATTTCCCTAGGGAGTGACATGGAACATACACGAATTTGGATTGTTCGGAGTCAACAATTTCATGCAGTTTGCACATTGATGGTCATTGGATTGAGATCGAACAATCCATATTTCAATGcagatttgattttaaaataaaataccaaaTTTGAAATCTAGACCGTCTGATCTCAATCTAACTACCGATGTGCTGACTGCAGGTAATCTTGATGAAACATACATAGTTTTATAAATATCACTGTAAAGTCATTATGAATTAATCAAGTGTCATAGAAAATAAAAGGAATAGGAGTTATAAAATAAACCTGCATCCAATGAGTCTCGTAGAGTTTCCAAGCAAGTGTGAAATCCCTTCGTTTTTGGAAGTAATACATTTGACAGCACAGGAAGCCCAGCTTCAGCAGCAAATTTTTTACTACTTTTACACTTCTGTTCACTGCATAAAAAGCAAATCATATGTCAAACATGATTCCCATATTTTAAAAAGCTAGTCCAGACATTGCTTATATAATtacatacaaataaaataatttgtggAATTGAAATGAATTTAATATGTtatcaataataacaataataataacagtaATCACACTTAGAAAGGAAAACATTAGATTTGAGGTGAGAGTGATATCGGGCAGTACGTATAATCGGTTCCTTCAGGAAAAAGAGATAGCCACAAAGGATCTTTTGGATCCTGAAATGTTGAAAGATTTTTTTGCAATATTTGCTCATCTATCTCCCACTTCCTCTCCACTGCAATGAATTCCAGAAGGTGAAATCCCCAACCAAAAATCGGTAGTTTCATTAAGCTGCTCTTAAGGATGTATTTTATACATCCTAGTCTTCCCTTTCTAAGAGCAAGATCCCACAAGTACATCCAATCAACCTCAGTTCTGTGATTGGCGATAAGTAACACACGTTCCCTCATCGGAATACTATCCCCAGAAAAGACAACTTTAGTTCTGTTTATCTTTTCAAATAGAAAGGGCCACATAGATAGCCAAAGACCAAAGAAGAACGATACTGCCTTCCTACTATAACGAATGCTGATCAGTCGCAATCCTACAACTGCCAGAGGCGAAAGATATACTATACAAATGAAAGCTGTAGAAAGAAACACAACCAAACATATCACACCCCTTAAAAGCCTAAGAGGAGTCAAAGGACGGTGCTTTAATCTACTATCAGATTTGAGAGGTGTGCAAACTTCTTCCATCTTCAATGAACGGTTGGAAAACCTCCCTTCTGCAATAAGGTACTTTAATGTTATTTGGTTATTCCCAAAGTTGTGGACAAGTATAATAGTATTAGCATAAATCCTCACTTATTTACAATAAGCTAAGCGAGAGGAACTTGTAAGCTACCCACAGTCTAGGAATCCTCATCTTGGAATCCCAGTCTTGGATGCTTGTGGATGGATAAGCTTCTAATTTCTGTTGAAGATGGCTGTTTAAGGAATTTATTTTGTGAGCCTATTAGTGTTATCGATTGCACTACCCACAGAAATTAGAAGTCTTGGATTTCCGAGCTGAATCCCGGACAGCTCATGAATGCTTCAATATGCACTACCCACAGCTCCAATACCACTTGATAGAAACTTGTAATTTATTACAAGATTTAGCGAAATTCTCCCTTGGGACTTCGACAAAGAACTGTGAAACTTAAAGGGTTTGTAACATGCCTTAAAGATTTAGTGAAATTCTCCCTTGGGACTTGGGTATATCATAAATGTTTCTCCTTCTCAACCCATCTTTTTAATTATAGGTAACATGCCTTATTTCTTTAAAAACTCTGGCCCCTAACTACTAACTAACCATCTTACTCTAACTCCCTCTATTAACTAACATATCAAAGTTTATATGAAGCCAataattctaataaaaaaaatagacaataaGCAAATAAAATCTACAGAATAATATAAGAACCCAGCAGACTTCAAtattaaaagaacaaaattagACAGCTGCTTAGACCTGAAGTACCAATGCCCAATTGTACAGCGCATCATAATCTTCAGGgttcctctcaatagcagcagcATACCTAGAAAATCCAAGTAAGAAAACTATAAGTTTGAACAAACATCTCCCTGTCCCTAAGAACCACAAGAAAAACAGCAAATAAagcattaaaaaacaaattgtagATGTTGCAATAATTTCTGTGTGCCATACCTCTTGGCAGCAAATGTAAGAATCCTTTGCCGGGACCGTCCCTCCTCATCAACGCCTACAACACTGTTTATCAAATCCATAGCAGCATTGTTCTGTTCTGTTCTgtatgttgttgatgttgactATCTTGGCTGTGATAATGGTACAATGTAAATATGCATTTCTCGCGTGCACAAGCCGAAAACTCTCTAATTCCAAAACCCAGTTaccgaatgaaaacgaatgaacaagaatgaaaacgaatgaaaacgaaaacgaatgaaatttggaggaagtttgatttattcataccttTACCGAATGAAAACGAAGAAATTCGGAGGCGATTAGGCGTTCTGCAGGGTCGGCCgtctagggtttggagaatgaaaccgaatgaaaacgaatgaaatcgaatgaaattggagattgg
Coding sequences within it:
- the LOC123897504 gene encoding probable 1-acyl-sn-glycerol-3-phosphate acyltransferase 4 isoform X2; this translates as MEEVCTPLKSDSRLKHRPLTPLRLLRGVICLVVFLSTAFICIVYLSPLAVVGLRLISIRYSRKAVSFFFGLWLSMWPFLFEKINRTKVVFSGDSIPMRERVLLIANHRTEVDWMYLWDLALRKGRLGCIKYILKSSLMKLPIFGWGFHLLEFIAVERKWEIDEQILQKNLSTFQDPKDPLWLSLFPEGTDYTEQKCKSSKKFAAEAGLPVLSNVLLPKTKGFHTCLETLRDSLDAVGLEVHLSFHFCHKMTRRHHPLHVGC
- the LOC123897504 gene encoding probable 1-acyl-sn-glycerol-3-phosphate acyltransferase 4 isoform X1, with translation MEEVCTPLKSDSRLKHRPLTPLRLLRGVICLVVFLSTAFICIVYLSPLAVVGLRLISIRYSRKAVSFFFGLWLSMWPFLFEKINRTKVVFSGDSIPMRERVLLIANHRTEVDWMYLWDLALRKGRLGCIKYILKSSLMKLPIFGWGFHLLEFIAVERKWEIDEQILQKNLSTFQDPKDPLWLSLFPEGTDYTEQKCKSSKKFAAEAGLPVLSNVLLPKTKGFHTCLETLRDSLDAVLSIAVGLEVHLSFHFCHKMTRRHHPLHVGC
- the LOC123897504 gene encoding probable 1-acyl-sn-glycerol-3-phosphate acyltransferase 4 isoform X3; the encoded protein is MEEVCTPLKSDSRLKHRPLTPLRLLRGVICLVVFLSTAFICIVYLSPLAVVGLRLISIRYSRKAVSFFFGLWLSMWPFLFEKINRTKVVFSGDSIPMRERVLLIANHRTEVDWMYLWDLALRKGRLGCIKYILKSSLMKLPIFGWGFHLLEFIAVERKWEIDEQILQKNLSTFQDPKDPLWLSLFPEGTDYTEQKCKSSKKFAAEAGLPVLSNVLLPKTKGFHTCLETLRDSLDAGKCG